The Hymenobacter swuensis DY53 genome includes the window TCATCTCCATGCCAATTAAGAAGATGATAACGGCCCCGGCCAAGGCAAACGACTGAAAGTCAACCCCAAATAAACTCAGAATGCTCTGGCCCAGGAACAGAAAGGCCACCATCAGCAGGCCCGCTACCAGCGTGGCTACCTCGGCATTGATACCGCCTTCCCGCTGCCGGATTTGGATGATAATTGGGATGGAGCCCAGAATATCAATGATGGCAAACAGCGTGAGCGTAACGGAGGCTATTTCCTTGAGGGAGAACATGCGGTGGAATTAGGAGTGTTGAATGATGAGAGTTGAATTCGGTCGTTCAGAAGCGACTTATCTAATTCATAATTCACCTCTCATCATTCATAACTAATCAGGCGAATTCCCGGGCGAAGAACTGCACGAGCTGCTCGAAGGCGGCGTCGGGAATGGCGGGGAAGTTGGCGATGCGCAGGCTCGTAGGCTTCCAGGTGCCGTAGCCGCTGCCTAGCTGCAGATCCTGGCTCAGAGCCCGGCGTTTTACCTCGTCGATGAGGGCAGGCGGCCCCTGCAAACCGATAACCGTGGTGGAGCGGGTTTCAGGGTTGGTAATGAGCGGGGTAAGTTGCGTGGCTTGGTCGAAATAGTCGTAGAGCTTAGTGGCGCGGTCCTGCAGGTGCTGGTGTACCTGTTTGATGGGGGCGCGGTCGGCCAGGGAACGGCTCAGCAGGTAGATGCCCAGCACGTTGGGCGTGTGGGTCGTCTGGAAGTTGAGCATCTTCTCGTACTGGGCCGTGAGCGAGTTGTAGTGGCTCCGCTCGTTGACCTTGCGCAAGCGCTCCACCGCTTTCGGCGACAACAGCATGATGGAAAGGCCCGCCGGTAGCCCGAAGCACTTCTGCACCGAAGCGTACCAGATATCGGCCTTGATGTACTTGAGTTGGATCCCGGCCATGGAGGACGTGGCATCCACGGCCAGCAGCGTGTTGGTGGAGAGGCGGTTGTAGAGGTTCAGAATCACGCCGTCGCGCAACTGGGTGGCGTTGCTGGTTTCGTTCTGGGTGAGGCACACCAAGTCGGTTTTCTCGTCGAGGCCGGGCAGGTTATACACGTCGGGTACCTCATCAATCCCGAAGGGAATACCGATGCTTTCCGGCCGCAGGGCCTTGGCGTACTCGTACCACTTCTCCCCGAACGCGCCGCTGTATAGGTGGTAGCTCTTGGTAGGCGTGAGGCTCTGGGTCAGGACTTCCCAGCACTCAGTGGCCGAGCTCATGAAGAACACAGTGTAGTCCTGGGGCACGTTAAGCTTGTTTTTTAGCTCCTGAATGGTCTGGCGCATGAGCTGCACAAACCGCTCCCCGCGGTGCGGGGCCGAGAGCCAGCCCTCATCAAACGCATCTTGCAGGTAGCGGCGCACCTGCGGGTACACCTGAGAAGGGCCGGGATTGAATGTATACATAGGTGTGGAAGGCTAAAGGAAGAAATGCAAAGGTAGCGGAAGGCGAAGTTGTGAAAGGTGAAGTTGCGAAAGGTGACTAGTGAAAAATCATCTTTCACAATTTCATCACTTCACAAATTCACTGTTGTCATCACACCTTAAACCCGACGCGCTTGGGGCGCTGGCCATCGAAATAGTGCAGGGCCAGCTTGTAGCTGTCGAGCTTGAAGCCGCTGATGCTGCCGACGCAGTTGCGGCCAAGGAGGCTTTTCTGACGGAAATCCTCGCGGGCGTGCAGGTTGCTCAGGTGCACCTCCACCACGGGCGCACCGATGGCGGCCACGGCATCGGCCAGGGC containing:
- a CDS encoding aminotransferase class V-fold PLP-dependent enzyme — encoded protein: MYTFNPGPSQVYPQVRRYLQDAFDEGWLSAPHRGERFVQLMRQTIQELKNKLNVPQDYTVFFMSSATECWEVLTQSLTPTKSYHLYSGAFGEKWYEYAKALRPESIGIPFGIDEVPDVYNLPGLDEKTDLVCLTQNETSNATQLRDGVILNLYNRLSTNTLLAVDATSSMAGIQLKYIKADIWYASVQKCFGLPAGLSIMLLSPKAVERLRKVNERSHYNSLTAQYEKMLNFQTTHTPNVLGIYLLSRSLADRAPIKQVHQHLQDRATKLYDYFDQATQLTPLITNPETRSTTVIGLQGPPALIDEVKRRALSQDLQLGSGYGTWKPTSLRIANFPAIPDAAFEQLVQFFAREFA